A stretch of DNA from Vanacampus margaritifer isolate UIUO_Vmar chromosome 1, RoL_Vmar_1.0, whole genome shotgun sequence:
TAGCCACTCCGGCCGATTGTTTCTGGCTAACTCcggctagccgctcttgttagccactcggGCCGATTGGATCTGGCTAACTCcagctagccgctcttgttagccactcagGCCGATTGGATCTGGCTAACTCCAGCTAGCCGCCcttgttagccactccggcCGATTGGATCTGGCTAACTCCAGCTAGCCGCCCTTGTTAGCCGCTCCGGCCGATTGGATCTGGCTAACTCCAGCTAGCCGTTCTCGTTAGCCGCTCTGGCTTACTCCTGCTTGCTCGGTCTTTCACGGTCGCTCGCTATGTCTGttggtggttaaaaaaaaaatagttgaatcaaaaataataaacctCCAGAGAACATGACTCGTATGTTTGTGGGCTGAGAGAAACGTTGCCGTTTGCAGCACGTGACGTCTTTGTGATCTCTTGCAGAACAATGTTGTGCATCGAGACCTTAAGCTGGAGAACATCCTTTTGGATCAAGATCTGAATGTGAAGGTATGGAAAAGCAGCAGCGGCATCCACAAACTGATAAATGATCATGATCGGGGATGATAACATTGATTATGAGAATGTGTTGGCTTTAGTTGTCATCTTTATGTCATTATTGCGTGATACATTGGGGCATGTAGCCAGCACAAGCAGGACAAATATAGTTCCAaggcttaaaataaaaaaaacgttactcCCTGCCTCATTTAGCTATTTTGGTTCCATATATGGCAGTGTTGAGGAATGCAAGGAATCTACTGGCAATCAAAGGTATCCATTAGAAGTGAGCCCATGCAGAGCCTGCCCAACTGGACTTGGTTGTTTCCAATGGTTGGCTTCAACACACTTGACGGTTACCGGCAGCCCACAGCGGGACGCGGCCAACGCATGGACATCATTTGTCTGCCGTACGCAGCAGCTGCGAGTTTGACTGTGCTGATGATGTCTCGCCttcatttctatttgttttttttaggcggTGTACTGCGGAACCGCCACATTGGTGGTTGGCTTGGTTAATGTTACGCAGCGTAAACGGTGCAACGCGCGGTTGTTGTTATTCCGTAACAAATGTGAGCAATAAagtggcacccccccccccccaacctgcAACTCTCTTCCGTGGAAATGAAGCGGCAGTGTTGAGTATTTTTATCCGCTGACACACTGATAGCGTGTTGGTATGTGCATGCTAATATAATCTCTTCAGATAAAGAGGAGCCTCATGATTCTTCCACTACGTGACTAACTGTGAGCAGTCAGATGTCTTTGGTCTATTGGCCGTGTATGCAcgtagccgtttttttttttttttcctgccgcttgatttttttcattacaaacgaaggtttctaaaaactccggaaaaaaagtgaagattTGCGCGTTTCTTCGGCTCGCGTCCGACGTCCTCGACACGCGTCACTATTACATACCTCAAGTTGTTAataaagaaggggaaaaaaaggcggcGTGGATTCGCTTCCCCATCCGGGAGACCctgtttgtatatatgtgtgtggtgAGTGGGAgcaaaagattttttatttatcctctttgttttcctctatgctccgtttatgatgtactcattgactgttgagaagtattttttttaattaataaaaaaaaaaaatcttgtgcgctgacagcactgatccgcatatatacagatcagcggctgacagtccgtgcttgtgtgacgtatggtgaagtgacgtcaagagatgagcagtatttggctaactactgccacctagaggcttggcatgcatgTCATTGTAGGCCCAATTTGTGGAAGTGGCGTCGCCAGACGGAGGCGTACTCTGATTGGATAGGATTTGGGGAACTGTTGACACCTTAAGGTCTGGAATTGGTATGAACTAACTTAAAAACGCATTCATGCGGTTAgctgtggatgttttcttttgtaaagaCGTGGTGGCGTGGACACTATTTTTTCTACACCCAGAGAAGGGAAATATCCGTTTTTTAAAATACCCATAAATTATGTGAAGTTGCTATTGTGTAACTAAGCATACACAAATATAGTAATATAAGACCatcagatattttatttttttattttttacttggtaATTTCTTCCATAAAAAGACTTTGATGCATTTTAGGTACACACAAAACAGTGTTGTTGTTATATCAAACATGTCCTCTCTCTTGCTCACTTTCTAGCTCGCTGACTTTGGCCTTTCAAATCAATACCAGAGAGGAACCCTGCTGCAAACCTTCTGTGGGAGTCCGCTCTATGCAGCCCCAGAAATAGTGACTGGGCTGCCTTACCAGGGACCGGAGGTAGGTCCGAATAACATGGGGTATAAATACACGAGCCAACAAAACCAAACTCgattccatccatcttctagCAACGTGCTGGAACATAAAAACTGAGACCTCGTATCAGGTTTTGAGGCCCCTAATACATGATGCtgttctgcatttttttctttttattgaacTACAAAAACATGGTGCCATTGTCAAGGAGGAAGCAGATTGCAGCATATGGGCGATAATTTCACGTGACATTTAAAGACTGAGGCTGTTGGCAATGATTGATGTCCCTGATTGCACCTGTGCGTTTTggtaaaaaatgtcaaagaattgaaaaagtcagaaaattattaaaaatgaaaagaaaaataagtagaaaataaaatgttcaaagtgtaactataaatgtccaaaaacaaactaaaggcagaaaattactataaaatgtatttggaattgcccaaaaagtctgattttttttttttttttaaaagacataaaagaaaatgttcaaaaagtaactataaaatgtccaaaaacaaaattaaaaaatcccccaaattccCATTTAATGTCCACAAATGTACCATTAAATGTCTAAGTGTAactataaatgtccaaaaacaaactaaaggcagaaaattactattaaatgtatttggaattgcccaaaaagtccgaaaatagatttttttttaagacataaaagaaaaggttcaaaaagtaactataaaatgtccaaaaacaaaataaaaaaatcccatttaatGTCCACAAATGTACCATtaaatgtctacaaaattgccaaaaatgtcaaagaattgaaaaagtcagaaaattattaaaaatgaaaagaaaaataagtagaaaataaaacgtTCAAAGTGTAactataaatgtccaaaaacaaactaaaggcagaaaattactataaaatgtatttggaattgcccaaaaagtctgaaaatagattttttttaagacataaaagaaaatgttcaaaaagtaactataaaatgtccaaaaacaaaataaaaaaatcccatttaatGTCCACAAATGTACCATtaaatgtctacaaaattgccaaaaatgtcaaagaattgaaaaagtcagaaaattattaaaaatgaaaagaaaaataagtagaaaataaaacgtTCAAAGTGTAactataaatgtccaaaaacaaactaaaggcagaaaattactataaaatgtatttggaattgcccaaaaagtccgaaaatagatttttttttaagacataaaaaaaatgttcaaaaagtcactataaaatgtccaaaaacaaaataaaaaaatcccatttaatGTCCACAAATGTACCATtaaatgtctacaaaattgccaaaaatgtcaaagaattgaaaaagtcagaaaattattaaaaatgaaaagaaaaataagtagaaaataaaacgtTCAAAGTGTAactataaatgtccaaaaacaaactaaaggcagaaaattactataaaatgtatttggaattgcccaaaaagtccgaaaatagatttttttttaagacataaaaaaaatgttcaaaaagtcactataaaatgtccaaaaacaaaataaaaaaatcccatttaatGTCCACAAATGTACCATtaaatgtctacaaaattgccaaaaatgtcaaagaattGAAAAACAGACAGTGACTCTACTCGCTTTGCTTTATTGTCGTTGGTATATCTTAGCCTCTGTGTGgcggggggggctggggggctgggTCTCGGTCTCGCTTGGTAATTAGTACGGAAtagtttttgggggggtgaaaatgcatgtgtgtttttgattggctgttacATCTGCAGTGTTGCAATACCATTCAcagttcaacaaaataaaaggtcAATCATGGAAACGTAGTTGCTGAATTCCACACACTCGCTCACACGCATCTCCGAAAAGATCACTTTTCAGAAAGACAAAGTAAACGGCAGGTTTGTTGAGACTTGAATTgctcattcatttgtaaaaagaCCAGACCCACATGGGGACTGCCGAGTATTTATCCAACAATATGAAATAGACCAAATTTAGGCATAGGAGGTTTCTGCCCTACAGTGCCAGCATTCTAATAATATCCAAGAGCTCTCAATCCTCCTCTACAAAGATCATTTCCATCTGTGTCCTTTCTACTTTGTAATGGTCTGGCCTGGGCAATTCTGAATTCATTTGTATTAATATTCATGATTTTATTCATTCGTCTTATCTTTTTCTTCTTATCTGTCCGCATTACGTAAGGTTTGCTTGGAAATTAATTTCCTGTAGTCGTAGAACTTTCCCCCTAAAATCTGTAAACATTGGATGCACCCAAGCTGTATTTGTCATGCCTGGTTTCATGGTTtctacctgtgtgtgtgtggcaggtgGACTGCTGGGCGCTGGGTGTGCTTCTGTACGCGCTGGTGTACGGCAGCATGCCGTTTGACGGGGCCAGTCACTCTATCCTCAAAGAGCAGATATGCCAAGGACGCTATCGAAGACCCAACCCCCCCTCAGGTGAACCTTTCGCATTGACCGCTATATATAATATGCGGGCAAGCGTAGTAGCACAAcagcagaaaatgaaaaagggaCTGCAAGCGTGTATcttgcttgtaaaaaaaagtatggcaGAACTTGAAGGAGCTCTTCACAGCTGCTAATGTTTGCCTCAATGGTAAACAAATTGGTTTACTGCTCGCTTTTCAGTCCTTGTGAAAAGAGCAAATGGTACACTGCcgtagaaatgaaaaaaaaacaacactttcttTCGAAAAAGGATCGGTCGAGATCAGGGGTCTGTAACCTGCGTCTCTGGAACCACATATGGCTTTTTAGTCTCTCCCCTGTGGCCCTCTGTGGATGGCTAAAAAATGAGtagaaattattatatatatatatatatatatatatatatatatatatatatatatatatatatatatatatatttacatatatttgttttggtttttttagattaaatattatttaaacaaattaatgatttagatttaaaaaaatgaataactaaacattcaaaaaaatgtcagtacaAATGTTTAAGTTGTCACAATAagagagacgaaaggtagatgaaaacatttttaaaatgacctaaaaatgtccaaaaagtgaccataaaatgtcaaaaagaaaagcagaaaataaatataaaatgtccatgaaattgctaaaaatgtcaaagaattggaaaaagtcaggacatataaaaaataaaaaatattttatattatatttattatattttataaaaaaaataagtagaaaataaaacgtTCAAAGTGTAactataaatgtccaaaaacaaaataaaggcagaaaattactataaaatgtatttggaattgcccaaaaagtttgacttttgttttttttaagacataaaagaaaatgttcaaaaagtaactataaaatgtccaaaaacaaaataaaaaaatccccaaaattcccatttaatgtccacaaaattgccaaaaaatgtcaaagaattaataaaagtacgaaataaaaaaaaataaaataaaaaaaagataagaaaaataagtagaaaataaaacgtTCAAAGTGTAactataaatgttcaaaaacaaagtaaggcagaaaattactataaaatgtatttggaattgcccaaaaagtttgacttttgttttttttaagacataaaagaaaatgttcaaaaagtaactataaaatgtccaaaaacaaaataaaaaaatccccaaaattcccatttaatgtccacaaaattgcccaaaaatgtcaaagaattaataaaagtacgaaataaaaaaataaaaaaataaaaaaagataagaaaaataagtagaaaataaaacgtTCAAAGTGTAactataaatgttcaaaaacaaagtaaggcagaaaattactataaaatgtatttggaattgcccaaaaagtcctaaaaattttttttttaaaggcatataagaaaatgttcaaaaagtaactataaaatgtccaaaaacaaaattaaaaaattcccATTTAATGTCCACAAATGTACCATtaaatgtctacaaaattgccaaagatgtcaaagaatttaaaaagtcagaaaatgttttttaaaaaagtagaaaaataaaacgttcaaaatgtaactataaatatgcaaaaacaaaataaaggcaGAGAATTAcgataaaatgtatttggaattgccaaaaaagtcagaaaattgatttattttttctttcaaaaaggcacaaaagaaaatgttcaaaaagtaactataaaatgtccaaaaacaaaataagaaatcccccaaattccTAGTTAATTTCCATAAATGTACCattaaatgtccacaaaattgccaaaaatgtcagaaatttgacagaaatgcaaaaaagttgataaatgtatgaaaaatgaagcatgaaaaattacaacaacaacaaaaattccaaaaagggaagacaaaattgaagaaaatgaatgtcaaagtattGCTGCATGTTTTTCTGTTATgctgcagctctaattagctcttgggtgCTCAGTACGTTAGACCAACACCAACACATTTCCGACATCACAATGTTTAAATGGTTTGCCAttccagacacatttttttgttatttggctTAAATTTTGACAGCAAAGACCTGGTCTAGATAGTCTTAATCAGGAATGATCACGGTCCTCGCAAAACCACACACGTGAACTTGTAACACTTTAATGACCAGAGAACCGAAAACAGACCGTGTTATCTATTTAGTGGCGCCTTTCAAATAACCCTTGACCTCCTCTGCCCGCCAGACGCCTGCGCTCTTATCGACTGGCTGTTGACGGTGCGTGCGGACGAGAGGGCCACCATCGAGGACGTGGCCAACCACTGGTGGGTGAACTGGGGGTACGAGGAGAGCGTGTGCGACTGCGCTTCGTCGCCGCACCCAGActgcccctcccccctcctgGCCCGCTACATCGACTGGCAGAATCGGGTTGTGGACAGTTCGGCCGCCGAGCCGGGACGCCTCCCCGCTCACCTGCGTTACTTCAGCTTGCCGCTTCGGGCCGAGCGAGGGGGACGAACGCGAGGAGGAGCGTCCAGCGTCAGAAAGTCTCGCAAGGAGAACGCCATTCCTCACACGACGCAAGGAGCGTGCGCTGGCGCAGCGGTTTCGTCCCCCGCCGACGGGAAGAAACCCAAAAGTATTCTGAAACACCAGAGGAGTTTTGACTCTGTTTTGCACAGCCCCCCCAAAGAAAATCCGCACCCGGGTGCTGTTGATCGCCAGCTTTATTACGCACATGCGGAGGTCCTGGCCActagtcggccattttgtacaTTCAGACAGCCCTCCTCTAAAATGCCCAAAAAGGGTATACTTAAGAACCTCTATGAAGGGGAGACGGGTTATATCTCCACCTCACAAGCAAAAGAATCCAGACCAGGCGCCCAAGAAAGCGTTGCGGACGACTCATGTGCCAACAAACATCACACGTTTGTCCCCGCAGCGGAGGACAGTCCAACCATGCGCACAGAAGCAGTGAGAAGACGAAAGGGCATTCTTAAACGCAACGGCAAGTTCTCACGTAGTCTGGACCTTCCGGACGAGCAGCGCTCGGCGCCGCCTTCCGAGCGGACGTCGCTCCCGGACACGCTGCAGCAGTTCCTGcgggccaaaatggccgccgatgGCCACCGCAGCCGGCCCTCCAGCGTGGTGAGCGAGGACAGCCTCCTGTCCAGCGACTCCTTCGACCTGCTGGACCTCAGCATCGAATCGCGCGGTGGGGTTTTTTGTCAAGCCGGCTCGGGCAGCTCGGCGGAGGACCTGGGAGGCGGCGCGGAAGAAAGTGGAGGCGGTGAATCCAAGTGGTGATGTCCGTCGTCAGACCGGCGGCTCGTTTAAAGACCGCGTAAAGTGAAATCACATGTTTTGAAGCatgtgcaaagactgagaacaATTTAGTCATGAATTCTTGtgctgtttttcaccatttcagttttcctgatttttgaGGCACAATAAAGCAacactttcagtttatgttgattatggcggcgccgtatggacaaaagcggtaatgttatgcctgaaggaagaccacatttcccacgAGGCCAAGCGCATTGCAtcgttttttttagctcacaccAATCAAATTGACTTCCGACTTTTTAACGAATGGGTAAAGGAGGAAGGGACGTATGCCCTAAAgtagtcagcacatttgtagtttttttgtgtggcagtgttccgaCCATCCTCCTCAATGTTGTTTAGTGCCGGGAAAAATGATGCAAACCCCCTCATGCCCTGgaaaaggtaccattcaactagttttcagtccatgtttcatcagaaaagttataaaaattatttattaaggTTGGAAACTTCCTTTGtgctactttaactcattcactgccattgacgactataagcgtcaaaaattcatttgaactatttctattattttaacattttttccacttttgttgactagagtatgaaaacctagggaaaaaaatctttattatacatgtagaacagatataaaatttgtgattaatcgtgagttaactagtgaagtcatgtgattaattacaaataaaaaaaaataatcgcctgacacccctaatttttaataatcctcttgtcaggcgattaaaatttttatttgtaattaatcgcatgacttcactagttaactcacgattaatcacacattttatatctgttctacatgtataataaagatttttttcctaggttttcatactctagtcaacaaaagtggaaaaaaatgcgaaactaatagaaatagttcaaatgaatttttgatccTTATAGTAgtcaattttatatttgttctaaatgtgcaatttttttttttgaggttttcatactcttgttaacaaaagtagaaaaaaaagtttaactataaaataaaaataaatattaaaattattttttggacgtttataaccgtccatagcagtgaatgagttaaagacattATACATTAGCTTGAAGTTAGCAATGACTAGCTAGCAATGCCTAGACCTTGAAAATGCACCTTCCTTGGATGCCACAATTTACAGAAAGGTTTTTTTGTCGTTATTCAAATTGCCAAGAGAAGAGGCGACGCCACAAACGAGACGTCTGCCACACCAACAGAGGCCTGTTAGCTCGTGAGCTAACCCTGTGGCTAGCACCTCTTCGGTGGGATATATGACAGCCATTGGATGCTTTAAGTGgatgtattttaaatgtgtaggcaaaaaaataaattgctagGTGAGTGGCATCCATTTAtcagtaataatttaaatttggcagggttgttacACCACTCTGTGGTTTGTCAAATTGAAAAGGAAtctattttcacttttcagGGTCTTCAAAGTAGCCACAAAATGTGCTGTGTAGTAAATCAGGGTTTTAACGGTTTTGTCATATTCTTACCTTTTTACGGCTCATTTGTTATTTCTCTACGGTTAATTGAACACTAGGACATAAAAAGTGAAGCTACACTTTTTAATTTGGTGTACtaaaatcagatttattggATTCATTTTCATTCTTTGTGGGGCACTAAAACGTGTGAAGCACTGGCAACAAAAGCTTTCCATGATTGgctttggataaaaaaaatttaaaaacaagcacTCGTTTTGTTTTCAAGGCATCGTATTTCATATCATTCTCACAACATGGAATAAACACGTTGGATTCTGTAAACATCATCAAACCATGTCTTCATTCCTGAACTTTTTGACACCTAATCGTAAACAACCACGAGATGAAACTGAGCCAAGTGTCGTCTTTATGTCTGGTATGGCTGACGTAAACATAATACATTATACAGTACcgcacatttgcaaacattaagTCATGTCCAGTAATAATAGTTTTAAAGCATATACAAGCTGGCCACACTTGGTTTGGTAAACTTGTAGCAACGACATTTTCTCCAAACCGTTACACAAACGAGCCCCAAGCATTTAAAGTGACGTGCTAGGTTACAGTTTTCTGCCCGAGTCCATTATATTTTATACCAAGCTTTGTTGGCGTTGAT
This window harbors:
- the LOC144037481 gene encoding NUAK family SNF1-like kinase 1: MGRRDGDSRGAMSNGECSELGCRQESPRRLGGCGSDADMMEVKKHQHKHNLKHRYELMETLGKGTYGKVKKAVDRASLQTVAIKTIRKERITDDLDKIHIQREIEITSSLRHAHIIRFLEVFESRDKIVIVMDYASKGELYDYILDKGRLAETEARSIFRQITSAVHYCHQNNVVHRDLKLENILLDQDLNVKLADFGLSNQYQRGTLLQTFCGSPLYAAPEIVTGLPYQGPEVDCWALGVLLYALVYGSMPFDGASHSILKEQICQGRYRRPNPPSDACALIDWLLTVRADERATIEDVANHWWVNWGYEESVCDCASSPHPDCPSPLLARYIDWQNRVVDSSAAEPGRLPAHLRYFSLPLRAERGGRTRGGASSVRKSRKENAIPHTTQGACAGAAVSSPADGKKPKSILKHQRSFDSVLHSPPKENPHPGAVDRQLYYAHAEVLATSRPFCTFRQPSSKMPKKGILKNLYEGETGYISTSQAKESRPGAQESVADDSCANKHHTFVPAAEDSPTMRTEAVRRRKGILKRNGKFSRSLDLPDEQRSAPPSERTSLPDTLQQFLRAKMAADGHRSRPSSVVSEDSLLSSDSFDLLDLSIESRGGVFCQAGSGSSAEDLGGGAEESGGGESKW